Within the Cololabis saira isolate AMF1-May2022 chromosome 22, fColSai1.1, whole genome shotgun sequence genome, the region TTTCAACTTGAGTTTATGATTTTTGTGGCTCTTGGCTTTCTTGTGTTATTATATCTAAATACTGTTGTATGCTATTTGTACtcttgttggggttttttttgttgggttGCCCTTGTTGTTATCGCTCTTTGATTATTGCCACCTGTGTCTCATTTATGTCTTCAGTAGACTGTCTAAGAATAACTGGACAAACTCTCTGAGACGTCACCCTCAGGATTTCTCAACTGTTAGTTCAAAGTGTTCTGAAATGTGCCATATTAGCCGGAGCTGACTACCACCAAAATCCAGTTAATTTAATGTGGAATAAGGAAACTGGAAGATGCCCACCTTAGCTCagtaactagggttgccacctttcagaaatagaaataagggacgccctgatttcagcagcgcaggagccaaaaaaaaagccctaaaacttctaaactgaataaaaatgtgtttattttatatgaaaaaacaaaatgctttgatttaaagtttaaagtgctttaatagcattgaattttcatgactgtacagacagccaaccatactagcaactgaaattgtctcctatgctacgtacagtatgtccacatcagcccagatgtaatatagcctacaggtgaagaatatggtgtaaaagttaatttatttcaataattcaactagaatatggtgtaaaagttaatttatttcaataattcaactagaatatggtgtaaaagttaacttatttcaataattcaactagaatatggtgtaaaagttaatttatttcaataattcaactagaatatggtgtaaaagttaatttatttcaataattcaactagaatatggtgtaaaagttaacttatttcaataattcaactagaatatggtgtaaaagttaatgaaaatacggtacaaatcgtgtcccgtattagttcaatacgggacgcaacatttttttctcaaataaaggacaattccgtattttacgggacgggtggcaaccctatcagTAACCACAGGTTAGCTATTTTACGCTGCCTTGGCCCTTGCTACTCTATAATGGTATCTAACTTTATCTTACATTCTTCCCAACTGAACCTGTCCATCCATCCTATTTTCAGATGCTGCTGCCAAAATGAAACAGCGTCTGGTCTGGTGGAGCTATGTCAGGATCTATGATCACTTGGTGACTGAGCAATGGATAGCAGCCAAGGTGACTAAACTACACCCACTGCTATCAGCTGCCTGTCTGCTTGTGTTCCAGTGAGACAACCTGTAAAGGTCCTGAAATGGTCTATAGGCCATTGGGCTGGATGCCCTTTAGTTAACCCTTGCTAGGAGCCTTAGCCTGGAGCTGAAGGTAGTGGCATCACATTGCTTAGCTTTACCACCAGCCAATGGCAGCCAGCCATGAGTTGGTGCGTGGCCTTTGCCCCCCAGTGTGTTCAAGGCTGACTCTGAGGTAGTTGCAGAAATTTGTTAACAGCAGAACAAGCTATTGCGTTATTACGGTCTCTGTTTTTTAAGTCACAGCTCAGATGTCAAATTCACCAAAAATACTTCACACTAAGtagctaaagtgatgacagctagccGTTAACAGCATTTGGAGCTGTCACTCCAAAAAGCACACCCCTCATAGAAGGAGCTGTACTTCTCCACTAGCTTCATATAGAAAAACTGGAGGTTCCTCTTGGTGCCACCTGTTTGCCCTCAGCCTCCAGGTGTGGAAATATTGCTTTGTTTCCTCTCGCTGTTCTCAGTCTATTTGTCATGAAACCGTTTcctgtattttggtccaaatcCTCACTGACTAGACATCCATTTGTGAATGTTTTCATTATGATCTCAGCTCTCGGTTGTTTATTTTTGATGCCAGTCCGACTTCAATCATTAGACTACAAAATTCCTTACAGCTAAGTTCTACGTATaggtaaagaaaaaagaaagtggtgCTGTTTTGACCTTACAAAAGCTGCTCTACATTTCATTCATTTCCCAACTGTACTGTTCTGGAGCTGACATGTCATTATAGAGCAAGCTTTGATAAATGTGCTTAATCTGCGAAGAAGAAAATGTTATGTGGAACTCACCAGCTTCAGATGCTGAAATTGTTTCAAAATCAATACCCCCTATTGTTTTTCTCCTCTTCAGCTGGATCTGATTCACCTCCTGAAGAGAGACATCACAAACCACCTCTGTGACTAAGTAGGTTGACCATTTGTCTTTCAGGATGGCACAACACAGTgggatattattttatttatttttttgcttttgtataaccctagaaaaaaacaacttaaactATAACATAATTTCTTGTGATATGCAATATAAAGTGGCAAAGTTACTTATGTAATAAGTGTCCAAATGTTTGATAAAAGTTGATAGTTAAAGTAGCTACATGTAATATCTGCAACAGCAgttttatttaatgtatttcCACCTCAAATGCCAACAAAAAGATGTTTTCCATAAAAAAGTTGGATTCTACCATATGTAGTCTTGCtacaaattaaaaaactgaTAGAACatcttttaaatatatatatacggaaACTGAAACAACATGACTAATAAATGTAAGTTGAACGCAAGTCTGATATTTACTTAAAACCAATAGAATATTTCAATCTTGGCCAATTTATGAACCCACACtcattcatttctttctttaaatgtGGGCTTCAAGCTGATAAAAAGGATTGTATTTACCTTTCGAGTCACGTGATCTTCTTTTGCATCCCTTCTAGCAaaattttcagtgttttttttctgcacctcTGCAGCAGGCTGCATTGCCTCAACCTTTCCATTCATCTTTGGCATGTCTCCCGTGTATCCTGGCATGACATTTGCAGCTCTGACACTGCTCTTTACTTTGTTCTCTGCCGTTGCCTTTGACTCGAATAAAGCCTTAAGGGCCTCTATGGACCCGCTGCTGTTAGGAAGGCTTCCCATCGATTTACTGCGGGTCAGACTTGGTGTTGCTCGAACCCGCTCCTGCTCCCGCTCTTCATTTCTCTTAATCAGATACTCCAGACTATCCTCTGTACTTTGCAGGGGAGAAGGTGTCACCTGAAAATGATAACAGGAACACAGGAAAATGATATTCCCCTCTCAGTGTGTAAACACCTCAAAGATGGAGTTACCTTATTTGATGCTTGCTTTGTCTTTTCTGCTGCACTGTTTCTGGAAGTGACTTCAGTCAGTGTGCTGCTTACTTTCACTGTGGTTTGATACCTGTTAGATGATAACACCATTTACTTAAAAGTTGGACTTCACAGGTGCAAAAAGAATGAGGAAGATAATGTTTGTCACACCTGGCCACTAACTGGGACACGGATTTAGTTTTGTCCTGCAGTCCAGCATCCGTCCACTCTGACTTCTCGCACGATGAAGGAATGTTCTTCATCGTCTGTGTGAGCGTCAGGTCACTCTTCCACTCCATTGTCACTTGACAGCAACACACAGCTTTGCAAATTATTATATCATCATGCATACATATTAGATGATCATTGGCTGCGATT harbors:
- the LOC133423691 gene encoding LIM domain-containing protein; the protein is MEWKSDLTLTQTMKNIPSSCEKSEWTDAGLQDKTKSVSQLVARYQTTVKVSSTLTEVTSRNSAAEKTKQASNKVTPSPLQSTEDSLEYLIKRNEEREQERVRATPSLTRSKSMGSLPNSSGSIEALKALFESKATAENKVKSSVRAANVMPGYTGDMPKMNGKVEAMQPAAEVQKKNTENFARRDAKEDHVTRKEVNQIQLKRRKTIGGIDFETISASEADEKRRSLADFRESSFINTKDNLSVSVKAISALYLSNLGTQESAQNLSKPEQHQPRESVKKVKQTKFQPTCKEMCSACLKPVYQMEKITADKYFFHKTCFCCKKCKKKLSMYNYTPLNGEFYCIFHYQQLFKEKGNYDEGFGHVQHKHRWLLKNNTDMTNDESEA